The Lycium ferocissimum isolate CSIRO_LF1 chromosome 10, AGI_CSIRO_Lferr_CH_V1, whole genome shotgun sequence genome window below encodes:
- the LOC132034517 gene encoding NAD(P)H-quinone oxidoreductase subunit U, chloroplastic, producing MAATPYIYSQKFPSSSALITTLNYIPAVASVPWKQSRKLVLIVRNSSSEAAAVGTDETSPVELPPGPPSIISALNVEKAILGIAITDIDHYGRLGLSRKCSYAEVPVAYNKKVEEVMNEGLVEEELNKKLELLKESYSILSTREERRLYDWSLVRSEGPDNYKWPFEVDKTPLSSGTPPPQEPEDVEPTRLVGYFFLVWFVLAAVLSIAFNS from the exons ATGGCTGCAACTCCCTATATTTACAGCCAAAAATTCCCATCATCATCTGCATTAATTACAACTCTCAATTACATACCTGCAGTTGCCTCAGTTCCTTGGAAACAGAGCAGAAAATTGGTTTTAATAGTTCGAAACTCGAGTAGCGAAGCAGCAGCTGTAGGCACAGATGAAACCTCACCTGTTGAACTTCCACCAGGACCTCCTTCTATCATCTCTGCTCTTAATGTTGAAAAAGCTATTCTTGGCATAG CAATAACAGATATAGATCACTATGGAAGACTAGGACTTTCAAGAAAATGTTCATACGCTGAG GTACCAGTAGCGTACAATAAGAAGGTTGAAGAAGTTATGAATGAGGGATTGGTCGAAGAAGAGCTTAACAAGAAGCTTGAGCTCCTAAAA GAATCATATTCAATTTTGTCAACACGAGAGGAGAGAAGGCTGTATGATTGGAGCTTGGTAAGGAGTGAGGGACCAGATAATTACAAGTGGCCATTTGAGGTTGATAAAACTCCATTGTCTTCAGGAACTCCTCCTCCTCAg GAACCAGAGGATGTGGAACCAACGAGATTGGTGGGatatttctttttagtttggttTGTACTAGCCGCCGTGTTATCAATTGCCTTCAATAGCTAG